The Pygocentrus nattereri isolate fPygNat1 chromosome 2, fPygNat1.pri, whole genome shotgun sequence genome has a window encoding:
- the LOC108428859 gene encoding uncharacterized protein LOC108428859: MVDIKCTIRDYFRQGNKKNVKCDSSAELSFIPSLDREFPYLLGLEEVVHFRLQLLDKAVYNVPQMWNARGRKRRTNKKPPILYVAPSTPPKDPLICAECNTDFSCSWRQDTNGLFLCQSCFKCNWKKEHWSTSRPEETPIKSLSGISSPIPASSIQHVRNDPQVKQEGGLPLDNPSVSVSAKAQKLVPIMSACTMSPHNTSSSPLSSPNFYSDSSSYASLDLLSLPMDYSSSSYTSSLSDGSCSPYLPSSSDLYSPSSSLSLSPPCLPKCYLNKKAGAPYRMGTLLAKNLLKDDKVIQDEKAEMRKYNWNKPHYSEEKTEKTATSGSLSAASSSSTLESYRPNLQKAQVPNTGSGMLSKTSSTSILNTSKEKLELVEGRQQALESKSGCYEWKPDSLMSPQKHVIHSSRKDEPADACPAEGQTNPKDSTIYKAMSKEHKMDKWIQRQKIPNVSPTSMANIPPSSASLLDSQKVKVDHRKRSNSLPNKIPRKPK; the protein is encoded by the exons ATGGTCGACATTAAGTGTACAATAAGAGATTACTTTCGACAGGGAAACAAGAAGAATGTGAAG TGTGATTCATCAGCGGAGCTCAGCTTCATTCCATCATTGGACAGAGAATTCCCGTACCTGTTGGGTTTGGAGGAAGTGGTTCATTTCCGCTTACAGCTGTTGGATAAGGCTGTGTACAATGTCCCCCAGATGTGGAATGCCAGAG GAAGAAAAAGGAGAACGAACAAAAAGCCACCCATATTATACGTTGCACCGTCCACTCCTCCAAAAGATCCACTCATCTGTGCAGAGTGCAACACTGATTTCTCTTGCTCGTGGAGGCAGGACACGaatggtttatttttatgtcaGTCCTGTTTTAAGTGCAATTGGAAGAAGGAGCACTGGTCCACCAGCAGACCAGAGGAGACCCCTATCAAGTCATTGTCTGGGATCTCGTCTCCCATTCCTGCATCATCCATTCAGCATGTGAGGAATGACCCACAGGTTAAGCAAGAAGGTGGCCTCCCCTTGGACAATCCATCTGTTTCAGTTTCAGCCAAAGCTCAGAAGCTGGTTCCCATAATGTCAGCTTGCACCATGTCTCCTCATAACACATCTTCCTCTCCTTTGTCCTCACCCAATTTCTACTCTGACTCATCTTCCTATGCTTCCTTGGACCTTCTCTCTTTGCCGATGGATTATTCCTCGTCTTCCTACACCTCCTCTCTTTCTGATGGTTCTTGCTCACCTTATCTCCCTTCTTCTTCAGATCTTTACTCCCCTTCCTCATCCTTGTCCCTCTCACCCCCTTGTTTGCCAAAATGTTACTTGAACAAGAAGGCTGGAGCACCTTACAGGATGGGTACTCTACTTGCCAAGAATTTGCTTAAAGATGACAAGGTAATCCAAGACGAGAAGGCAGAGATGAGGAAATACAACTGGAACAAGCCCCATTATAGCGAAGAGAAGACTGAGAAGACAGCAACCTCTGGGTCTCTATCAGCTGCCTCCTCTTCATCGACTCTGGAATCTTATCGGCCCAATTTGCAGAAGGCCCAGGTACCCAACACAGGCTCAGGTATGCTCTCCAAAACGTCATCCACATCAATTCTCAATACTAGCAAAGAGAAGCTTGAGTTGGTTGAAGGAAGACAGCAGGCTCTCGAGTCAAAGTCAGGATGCTATGAATGGAAACCCGACTCCTTGATGTCGCCCCAAAAACACGTCATCCACTCATCAAGGAAAGATGAGCCAGCAGACGCTTGTCCCGCAGAAGGCCAAACCAATCCAAAGGATTCCACCATCTACAAGGCCATGTCTAAGGAGCACAAAATGGATAAATGGATTCAGAGACAGAAGATCCCCAACGTGTCTCCAACTTCCATGGCTAACATACCCCCCTCCTCTGCATCTCTTCTGGACTCACAGAAGGTGAAGGTGGACCATAGGAAAAGATCTAACTCACTCCCTAACAAGATTCCTCGTAAACCCAAGTAG
- the wdr48b gene encoding WD repeat-containing protein 48 isoform X2, with the protein MATHHRQNAAGRRKVQVSYVIRDEVEKYNRNGVNALQLDPALNRLFTAGRDSIIRIWSVNQHKDPYIASMEHHTDWVNDIVLCCNGKTLISASSDTTVKVWNAHKGFCMSTLRTHKDYVKALAYAKDKELVASAGLDRQIFLWDVNTLTALTASNNTVTTSSLSGNKDSIYSLAMNQLGTVIVSGSTEKVLRVWDPRTCAKLMKLKGHTDNVKSLLLNRDGTQCLSGSSDGTIRLWSLGQQRCIATYRVHDEGVWALQANEAFTHIYSGGRDRKIYCTDLRNPDIRVLICEEKAPVLRMELDRSADPPPAIWVSTTKSCVNKWSLKGMHNFRASGDYDNDCSAPLTPLCTQPEQAIKGGASIIQCHILNDKRHILTKDTNNSVAFWDVLKACKGEDLGKVEFDEEIKKRFKMVYVPNWFSVDLKTGMLTITLDESDCFAAWVSAKDAGFTSPDGSDPKLNLGGLLLQALLEFWPRTHINPMEEEEGEVNHVNGEQESRLQKGNGYFQVPPHTPVIFGEAGGRTLFRLLCRDSGGETESMLLNETVPQWVIDITVDKNMPKFNKIPFYLQPHSSSGAKTLKKDRLSASDMLQVRKVMEHVYEKIINLDTESQTTNSSTTEKPGEQEKEEDVAMLAEEKIELMCQDQVLDPNMDLRTVKHFIWKSGGDLTLHYRQKST; encoded by the exons ATGGCGACCCATCACAGGCAGAACGCTGCTGGACGGAGAAAAGTCCAG GTCTCCTATGTGATAAGAGATGAGGTGGAGAAGTACAATCGCAATGGGGTGAACGCTCTTCAGCTGGATCCAGCCTTGAACAGGCTCTTCACTGCTGGCAGGGATTCCATCATCCGGATATGGAGCGTCAATCAGCACAAA GATCCCTATATAGCTTCAATGGAGCACCACACCGACTGGGTGAATGATATAGTGCTCTGTTGTAATGGGAAAACTT TGATATCGGCCTCATCAGACACTACAGTTAAAGTCTGGAACGCACACAAGGGGTTCTGCATGTCAACATTAAGAACACATAAG GATTATGTCAAAGCTCTGGCATATGCAAAAGATAAGGAGCTGGTGGCATCGGCAGGTCTGGACCGACAGATATTCCTGTGGGATGTAAATACTTTAACAGCACTGACCGCCTCCAACAACACAGTCACCA CTTCCTCACTGAGTGGGAATAAAGACTCTATTTACAGTCTGGCTATGAATCAGCTGGGAACAGTCATCGTCTCAGGCTCCACAGAGAAG GTCTTGAGGGTTTGGGATCCACGGACGTGTGCTAAACTAATGAAGCTGAAAGGCCACACAGACAATGTGAagtcattattattaaacaGGGATGGCACTCAG TGTCTGTCTGGTAGTTCAGATGGTACGATACGGCTGTGGTCTCTGGGTCAGCAGCGCTGTATCGCCACCTACCGGGTCCATGACGAGGGTGTGTGGGCTTTGCAGGCCAACGAGGCTTTCACTCACATCTACTCCGGAGGTCGGGATCGCAAAATCTACTGCACAGACCTGCGCAACCCTGACATTCGAGTGTTGATATGCGAGGAGAAAGCCCCCGTTctcaga ATGGAGCTGGACAGGTCAGCAGACCCTCCTCCCGCCATTTGGGTGTCCACAACTAAATCCTGTGTTAACAAATGG TCTCTAAAGGGAATGCATAACTTCAGAGCGTCCGGTGACTACGATAACGACTGCAGCGCCCCCCTGACGCCGCTGTGTACGCAGCCTGAGCAGGCCATTAAAG GTGGCGCCAGCATAATTCAGTGTCACATTCTGAACGACAAAAGACACATCCTTACCAAAGACACCAACAACAGCGTGGCATTCTGGGACGTGCTCAAG GCGTGTAAAGGTGAAGACCTTGGGAAAGTGGAATTTGATGAGGAGATAAAGAAGCGCTTCAAGATGGTCTACGTACCTAACTGGTTTTCCGTGGACCTTAAAACAGGG ATGCTGACCATTACCTTAGATGAGAGTGACTGCTTTGCTGCCTGGGTTTCTGCCAAAGATGCTGGTTTCACGAGCCCAGATGGCTCAGACCCAAAAT TAAATCTGGGTGGTCTGCTGCTGCAAGCTTTGCTTGAATTCTGGCCTCGAACGCACATCAATCCCATGGAAGAAGAGGAGGGCGAGGTCAACCACG TAAATGGGGAGCAGGAAAGCAGGCTTCAGAAAGGAAACGGCTATTTCCAGGTGCCCCCTCACACTCCGGTCATCTTCGGGGAGGCAGGCGGAAGGACACTATTCAG GTTATTATGTCGGGACTCCGGAGGAGAAACGGAGTCAATGTTGCTGAATGAAACTGTGCCGCAGTGGGTTATAGACATCACTGTAGAT aaaaacatgccCAAATTCAACAAGATTCCCTTTTATCTGCAGCCTCACTCATCCTCCGGTGCGAAAACGCTCAAGAA GGACCGCCTGTCTGCCAGCGACATGCTGCAGGTGAGGAAGGTCATGGAGCATGTCTATGAGAAGATCATCAACCTGGACACAGAGTCACAGACCACCAACTCCTCGACCACTGAGAAGCCGGGAGAacaagagaaggaggaggacgTGGCCATGCTGGCCGAGGAGAAGATCGAGCTCATGTGCCAGGATCAG
- the wdr48b gene encoding WD repeat-containing protein 48 isoform X1, whose product MATHHRQNAAGRRKVQVSYVIRDEVEKYNRNGVNALQLDPALNRLFTAGRDSIIRIWSVNQHKQDPYIASMEHHTDWVNDIVLCCNGKTLISASSDTTVKVWNAHKGFCMSTLRTHKDYVKALAYAKDKELVASAGLDRQIFLWDVNTLTALTASNNTVTTSSLSGNKDSIYSLAMNQLGTVIVSGSTEKVLRVWDPRTCAKLMKLKGHTDNVKSLLLNRDGTQCLSGSSDGTIRLWSLGQQRCIATYRVHDEGVWALQANEAFTHIYSGGRDRKIYCTDLRNPDIRVLICEEKAPVLRMELDRSADPPPAIWVSTTKSCVNKWSLKGMHNFRASGDYDNDCSAPLTPLCTQPEQAIKGGASIIQCHILNDKRHILTKDTNNSVAFWDVLKACKGEDLGKVEFDEEIKKRFKMVYVPNWFSVDLKTGMLTITLDESDCFAAWVSAKDAGFTSPDGSDPKLNLGGLLLQALLEFWPRTHINPMEEEEGEVNHVNGEQESRLQKGNGYFQVPPHTPVIFGEAGGRTLFRLLCRDSGGETESMLLNETVPQWVIDITVDKNMPKFNKIPFYLQPHSSSGAKTLKKDRLSASDMLQVRKVMEHVYEKIINLDTESQTTNSSTTEKPGEQEKEEDVAMLAEEKIELMCQDQVLDPNMDLRTVKHFIWKSGGDLTLHYRQKST is encoded by the exons ATGGCGACCCATCACAGGCAGAACGCTGCTGGACGGAGAAAAGTCCAG GTCTCCTATGTGATAAGAGATGAGGTGGAGAAGTACAATCGCAATGGGGTGAACGCTCTTCAGCTGGATCCAGCCTTGAACAGGCTCTTCACTGCTGGCAGGGATTCCATCATCCGGATATGGAGCGTCAATCAGCACAAA CAGGATCCCTATATAGCTTCAATGGAGCACCACACCGACTGGGTGAATGATATAGTGCTCTGTTGTAATGGGAAAACTT TGATATCGGCCTCATCAGACACTACAGTTAAAGTCTGGAACGCACACAAGGGGTTCTGCATGTCAACATTAAGAACACATAAG GATTATGTCAAAGCTCTGGCATATGCAAAAGATAAGGAGCTGGTGGCATCGGCAGGTCTGGACCGACAGATATTCCTGTGGGATGTAAATACTTTAACAGCACTGACCGCCTCCAACAACACAGTCACCA CTTCCTCACTGAGTGGGAATAAAGACTCTATTTACAGTCTGGCTATGAATCAGCTGGGAACAGTCATCGTCTCAGGCTCCACAGAGAAG GTCTTGAGGGTTTGGGATCCACGGACGTGTGCTAAACTAATGAAGCTGAAAGGCCACACAGACAATGTGAagtcattattattaaacaGGGATGGCACTCAG TGTCTGTCTGGTAGTTCAGATGGTACGATACGGCTGTGGTCTCTGGGTCAGCAGCGCTGTATCGCCACCTACCGGGTCCATGACGAGGGTGTGTGGGCTTTGCAGGCCAACGAGGCTTTCACTCACATCTACTCCGGAGGTCGGGATCGCAAAATCTACTGCACAGACCTGCGCAACCCTGACATTCGAGTGTTGATATGCGAGGAGAAAGCCCCCGTTctcaga ATGGAGCTGGACAGGTCAGCAGACCCTCCTCCCGCCATTTGGGTGTCCACAACTAAATCCTGTGTTAACAAATGG TCTCTAAAGGGAATGCATAACTTCAGAGCGTCCGGTGACTACGATAACGACTGCAGCGCCCCCCTGACGCCGCTGTGTACGCAGCCTGAGCAGGCCATTAAAG GTGGCGCCAGCATAATTCAGTGTCACATTCTGAACGACAAAAGACACATCCTTACCAAAGACACCAACAACAGCGTGGCATTCTGGGACGTGCTCAAG GCGTGTAAAGGTGAAGACCTTGGGAAAGTGGAATTTGATGAGGAGATAAAGAAGCGCTTCAAGATGGTCTACGTACCTAACTGGTTTTCCGTGGACCTTAAAACAGGG ATGCTGACCATTACCTTAGATGAGAGTGACTGCTTTGCTGCCTGGGTTTCTGCCAAAGATGCTGGTTTCACGAGCCCAGATGGCTCAGACCCAAAAT TAAATCTGGGTGGTCTGCTGCTGCAAGCTTTGCTTGAATTCTGGCCTCGAACGCACATCAATCCCATGGAAGAAGAGGAGGGCGAGGTCAACCACG TAAATGGGGAGCAGGAAAGCAGGCTTCAGAAAGGAAACGGCTATTTCCAGGTGCCCCCTCACACTCCGGTCATCTTCGGGGAGGCAGGCGGAAGGACACTATTCAG GTTATTATGTCGGGACTCCGGAGGAGAAACGGAGTCAATGTTGCTGAATGAAACTGTGCCGCAGTGGGTTATAGACATCACTGTAGAT aaaaacatgccCAAATTCAACAAGATTCCCTTTTATCTGCAGCCTCACTCATCCTCCGGTGCGAAAACGCTCAAGAA GGACCGCCTGTCTGCCAGCGACATGCTGCAGGTGAGGAAGGTCATGGAGCATGTCTATGAGAAGATCATCAACCTGGACACAGAGTCACAGACCACCAACTCCTCGACCACTGAGAAGCCGGGAGAacaagagaaggaggaggacgTGGCCATGCTGGCCGAGGAGAAGATCGAGCTCATGTGCCAGGATCAG